In Nitratiruptor sp. YY09-18, a single window of DNA contains:
- a CDS encoding tRNA pseudouridine(13) synthase TruD codes for MRQYLNSPHLSFKFKQNSADFFVEEIPLIASSQKGRFLLVKVKKENLSSWQLFDIFANYCNCKVGYAGLKDKNATTIQYLTLDEKCYKQLRRFKHLKIEILSIEKTKKPLKMGDLAGNRFRIHIYNVNEYTRLQEALSLLEQYGVPNYFGYQRFGKESLQQAKDFIEGEYFTKNKRLQKLLASIYQSDLFNRWLIYRVKLSSDTFLQLPGDVYVKDGRYITSKEIVNDRSWIVTGLLPGKGAFRARGKAREIEKHYDEPLPFRGDRRPALFFPKDVEVTKRGKRVTLHFTLPKGSYATILLENLAGKELTAEGI; via the coding sequence ATGCGTCAATACCTAAACTCTCCTCATCTTTCATTTAAGTTCAAACAAAACAGCGCTGACTTTTTTGTTGAAGAGATACCTCTCATTGCATCTAGCCAAAAAGGGAGATTTCTTTTAGTCAAAGTAAAAAAAGAAAATCTCTCTTCTTGGCAGCTCTTTGATATTTTTGCAAACTACTGCAACTGCAAAGTGGGGTATGCAGGTCTTAAAGACAAAAATGCAACAACTATCCAGTATTTAACTCTTGATGAGAAGTGCTATAAGCAACTAAGAAGATTCAAACATTTAAAAATCGAGATACTCTCTATCGAAAAAACCAAAAAACCTCTGAAAATGGGTGATTTAGCAGGCAATAGATTTCGGATACATATCTATAATGTAAATGAGTATACAAGATTGCAAGAGGCCCTTTCTCTTTTGGAACAATATGGCGTTCCTAACTACTTTGGTTACCAGCGCTTTGGGAAAGAGAGCTTGCAACAAGCCAAAGATTTCATAGAGGGTGAATACTTTACAAAGAATAAAAGATTGCAAAAACTTCTCGCTTCAATTTATCAAAGCGATCTTTTTAATAGATGGCTCATTTATAGAGTAAAGTTGAGTAGTGATACTTTTTTGCAACTGCCAGGAGATGTCTATGTAAAGGATGGGCGCTACATTACTTCCAAAGAGATTGTAAATGATAGATCATGGATAGTGACAGGTCTCTTGCCTGGCAAAGGTGCATTTCGAGCTAGAGGCAAGGCACGAGAGATAGAAAAACATTACGATGAGCCACTTCCATTTCGTGGTGATAGACGCCCAGCACTCTTTTTCCCCAAAGATGTAGAAGTTACAAAGCGTGGCAAGAGAGTTACCTTGCACTTTACTTTACCAAAAGGAAGCTATGCTACTATTTTGCTAGAAAACTTAGCTGGCAAAGAATTGACAGCTGAAGGGATATAG
- a CDS encoding M20 family metallopeptidase: MDKESLKQELFKTIDSLKDKVIKVRRDIHQHPELSGQEVRTKYLVKGILEIEGYEIKEFEDHNGLVADLVVDEKKPFVAIRADMDALPIEEKTGKPYASQVKGVMHACGHDAHTAIAVGAAIAFAGAKEKLPGNIRFIFQPAEEINEGGSEELIRDGALENVKAIFGLHVYPYLMTGQIGYKYGVMMASADIFTVEVFGKSAHGARPHEGVDAILTAAMCVNSLNHIISRRIDPLHPAVISLGTIEGGTAPNIICDHVKLTGTVRTVNEQIRKKIPAMMEDSIKGITHSMGAKYKFDYEFGQPELINDDKMVDILVQEAQKILGKENVIDLKDPVMGGEDFSRYLQIVPGAFFRLGVCNPQKHTCVSQHNPKFDIDEDALPIGMKVLSAVALEVMNNEK; the protein is encoded by the coding sequence ATGGATAAAGAGAGCTTAAAGCAAGAACTCTTTAAAACTATCGATTCTCTCAAAGATAAAGTGATAAAAGTTAGACGCGATATTCACCAGCACCCTGAACTTTCGGGACAAGAGGTGCGCACAAAATACCTCGTCAAAGGGATTTTGGAAATCGAAGGGTATGAAATCAAAGAGTTTGAGGATCATAATGGTCTGGTAGCTGATCTTGTAGTAGATGAGAAGAAGCCTTTTGTGGCGATAAGAGCAGATATGGATGCACTGCCTATCGAAGAGAAAACCGGTAAACCCTATGCTTCACAGGTCAAAGGTGTAATGCATGCTTGCGGGCATGATGCCCATACTGCAATTGCTGTGGGTGCAGCTATCGCTTTTGCAGGGGCAAAAGAAAAACTTCCAGGCAATATCCGCTTCATTTTTCAGCCAGCTGAAGAGATCAACGAGGGTGGAAGTGAGGAGCTTATCCGCGATGGAGCCTTGGAAAATGTCAAAGCTATCTTTGGACTTCATGTCTATCCCTATCTCATGACTGGTCAGATCGGATACAAATATGGAGTGATGATGGCGAGTGCCGATATTTTCACAGTCGAGGTTTTTGGCAAAAGTGCTCATGGTGCAAGACCGCATGAAGGAGTTGATGCAATTCTCACTGCAGCAATGTGTGTCAACTCGCTTAATCATATCATCTCTCGCCGCATAGACCCTCTCCATCCAGCAGTTATTAGCCTAGGAACTATTGAGGGAGGAACAGCACCAAATATTATCTGTGATCATGTCAAACTTACTGGAACTGTGCGCACAGTCAATGAGCAGATCCGTAAAAAGATTCCGGCAATGATGGAAGATAGCATCAAAGGGATCACTCACTCCATGGGAGCAAAATATAAGTTTGATTATGAGTTTGGACAGCCTGAACTTATCAATGATGATAAAATGGTGGATATCTTAGTTCAAGAGGCACAAAAGATCTTGGGCAAAGAGAATGTCATAGATCTCAAAGATCCAGTAATGGGTGGTGAAGATTTTAGCCGCTATCTCCAAATAGTCCCTGGAGCTTTTTTTCGTCTTGGCGTGTGCAATCCACAAAAGCACACATGCGTATCCCAGCACAATCCAAAGTTTGACATAGATGAAGATGCATTGCCAATTGGTATGAAGGTGCTCAGTGCCGTTGCATTAGAGGTCATGAACAATGAAAAATAG
- the obgE gene encoding GTPase ObgE, whose translation MFIDSVELTVHSGKGGQGAVSFRREKFVPKGGPDGGDGGDGGNVYFLVDKNTHTLAHYKGKKVLKAQNGRPGEGRKKHGKKGEDLILIVPPGTQVFDAKTNELLLDLVEDGQKVLFLEGGKGGKGNWHFKSASNQRPTYAQPGLPGKTRQIRLELKLIADVGLVGFPNVGKSTLISTISNAKPEVANYEFTTLTPKLGVVRVSEFESFVMADIPGIIGGASEGKGLGLQFLKHIERTKSLLYMIDITSYRDPVTQFKTLQKELANFSEELAKRDYAIALTKIDSLELDEANARIDAFLEAIKLSPTSNNRYGLDERYHFYLQELEEYEPKNPYFVFGISAVAKINIEPLKYALYDLVKKARSE comes from the coding sequence ATGTTTATCGACAGTGTAGAACTCACTGTACACTCAGGCAAAGGCGGCCAAGGGGCTGTTAGTTTTCGCCGTGAAAAGTTTGTACCAAAAGGTGGTCCTGATGGTGGTGATGGAGGAGACGGAGGCAATGTCTATTTTCTTGTAGACAAAAATACCCACACGCTCGCTCACTATAAGGGCAAAAAGGTTCTCAAAGCACAAAATGGACGTCCTGGAGAGGGACGAAAGAAACATGGGAAAAAGGGTGAAGATCTCATTCTCATAGTTCCTCCAGGTACTCAAGTGTTTGATGCCAAGACAAATGAGCTTCTTTTGGATCTTGTAGAAGATGGGCAGAAGGTTCTTTTCTTAGAAGGTGGCAAAGGTGGTAAGGGCAACTGGCATTTCAAATCAGCTTCAAACCAGCGCCCAACTTATGCACAGCCAGGGCTTCCAGGAAAAACTCGCCAGATAAGACTCGAGCTCAAACTCATAGCTGATGTAGGACTTGTAGGCTTTCCAAATGTGGGCAAATCTACCCTCATCTCTACTATCTCCAATGCAAAACCAGAAGTTGCAAACTATGAGTTTACAACGCTTACACCAAAGCTAGGAGTGGTGCGAGTAAGTGAATTTGAAAGCTTTGTCATGGCTGATATTCCTGGGATCATCGGAGGTGCAAGTGAGGGCAAAGGTCTTGGACTACAGTTTCTTAAGCATATCGAGCGCACAAAGTCGCTCCTGTATATGATCGATATTACAAGCTATCGCGATCCAGTAACGCAGTTTAAGACACTGCAAAAGGAGCTTGCTAATTTTAGTGAAGAGCTAGCCAAAAGAGACTACGCCATTGCACTAACAAAGATCGATTCATTAGAACTTGATGAAGCAAATGCAAGAATTGATGCATTTTTAGAAGCAATAAAACTCTCACCAACTTCGAATAATAGATACGGACTTGATGAGCGCTACCACTTCTATTTGCAAGAGCTTGAAGAGTATGAACCAAAAAATCCTTACTTTGTCTTTGGTATCAGTGCAGTTGCCAAAATAAACATAGAACCGCTAAAATATGCTCTCTATGACCTAGTCAAAAAGGCACGCAGTGAATAG
- the fmt gene encoding methionyl-tRNA formyltransferase: protein MRIVFMGTPDYATKILEGLLDSFEVVALVTQPDKPVGRKQILTPPHTKKFVLDRGLSLKIMQPPTLKDEKIIEELRSLSPDFIVVAAYGMLLPREVLEIAPCINLHASLLPKYRGASPIQSALLHGDTTTGVTAMLMDEGLDTGAILGYSVCDITIEDTAITLFEKLSLLAKELTPVILRNFSSILPIAQEDVDASYCKKIKKSDGLVKFVNALEVYNRYRAFIVWPGVYLESGLKLKEIHLVETTQKHNAGEILEIEDEAVIVGCLQGSLKIERVQPPSKKEMSAIDYIRGKRLKVGDYLL from the coding sequence ATGCGTATTGTCTTCATGGGAACTCCCGATTATGCTACAAAAATTTTGGAAGGACTGCTTGATTCTTTTGAAGTAGTTGCACTTGTGACTCAACCAGATAAGCCCGTTGGACGCAAGCAGATCCTCACACCTCCCCATACGAAAAAGTTTGTGCTCGATCGTGGACTCTCTCTTAAGATTATGCAGCCACCAACCCTCAAAGATGAAAAAATCATCGAAGAGCTTCGCAGTCTTTCACCTGATTTTATTGTCGTGGCAGCCTATGGGATGCTATTGCCAAGAGAGGTTTTAGAAATTGCACCATGTATCAATTTGCATGCTTCTCTTTTGCCAAAATATAGAGGAGCAAGCCCAATTCAAAGTGCTCTACTCCATGGCGATACTACCACTGGTGTTACAGCTATGCTCATGGATGAGGGACTCGATACCGGAGCGATACTAGGCTACAGTGTATGTGATATAACCATTGAAGATACTGCAATAACACTCTTTGAAAAACTCTCTCTTCTAGCAAAAGAGCTCACACCTGTGATTTTGCGAAACTTCTCTTCTATCTTGCCAATTGCCCAAGAGGATGTGGATGCAAGCTACTGCAAAAAGATAAAAAAGAGTGATGGTCTTGTTAAATTTGTTAATGCGCTGGAGGTCTATAACCGCTACCGTGCATTTATAGTATGGCCAGGAGTTTATCTGGAGAGTGGTTTGAAGCTCAAAGAGATACATCTTGTAGAGACTACCCAAAAACATAATGCAGGAGAGATTTTAGAGATTGAAGATGAAGCAGTTATTGTAGGATGTTTGCAAGGCTCACTCAAAATTGAGCGGGTGCAACCACCATCAAAAAAAGAGATGAGCGCAATTGATTATATTCGAGGAAAAAGGCTGAAAGTTGGAGATTATCTACTTTGA
- the rpmA gene encoding 50S ribosomal protein L27 encodes MAHKKGQGSTQNNRDSAGRRLGVKKFGGEFVRAGNIIIRQRGTKVHPGNNVGIGKDHTIFALIDGYVKFERYDKTRQKVSVYPAE; translated from the coding sequence ATGGCTCACAAGAAAGGTCAGGGGAGTACACAGAACAACCGTGATAGTGCGGGACGTAGATTAGGTGTCAAAAAATTTGGTGGTGAGTTTGTAAGAGCTGGAAATATTATCATTCGCCAAAGAGGAACAAAAGTTCATCCAGGCAACAACGTAGGTATTGGTAAAGATCATACTATCTTTGCTCTTATCGATGGCTATGTAAAATTTGAAAGATACGACAAAACTCGCCAAAAAGTCTCTGTATATCCTGCCGAATAA
- the rplU gene encoding 50S ribosomal protein L21 — protein MYAIIKNGGRQYKVQEGDIIYFDKMGLDPKSKVEFKEVLAINDGELKVGTPFVEGAVVEGEVINEGRGKKVIIFKKRRRKDSKVKRGFRRDFTRVKITAINA, from the coding sequence ATGTATGCGATTATAAAAAATGGTGGCAGACAATATAAAGTGCAAGAGGGCGATATCATCTACTTTGATAAGATGGGTTTAGATCCTAAATCAAAAGTTGAATTTAAAGAAGTGCTTGCTATCAACGATGGTGAACTTAAAGTAGGTACACCATTTGTAGAGGGTGCTGTAGTAGAAGGCGAAGTGATCAATGAAGGTCGCGGCAAAAAAGTAATCATTTTCAAAAAGAGACGTAGAAAAGACTCGAAAGTAAAAAGAGGCTTTAGAAGAGACTTTACTCGCGTCAAAATTACTGCTATTAACGCATAA
- the proB gene encoding glutamate 5-kinase, with protein sequence MNRIVVKVGSAVLTENNRLAKERMSNLVEFLSELQKDHQVILVSSGAVAAGYTKIKLDKSYLPNKQALAAIGQPLLMRSYQKKFEKYGINVAQVLLSADDFDSRKRTAHAKNAIEVLLENRVIPIINENDVTATEELVFGDNDQLSAHVAYYFDADMLAILSDIAGLYDKDPKKHSDAKLLKVVNEIPQELLETECNPNYNFATGGIVTKLKAAQFLLERGKLVFLASGFDLKDAREFLLHNNHTGGTLFLPCVNT encoded by the coding sequence GTGAATAGAATCGTTGTAAAAGTTGGCAGTGCAGTCTTAACAGAAAATAACCGTCTTGCAAAAGAGCGCATGAGCAATTTGGTTGAGTTTTTGAGTGAATTGCAAAAAGATCATCAAGTCATCCTTGTCAGTAGCGGTGCAGTAGCAGCAGGCTATACAAAAATCAAGCTCGATAAATCCTACCTGCCCAACAAACAGGCTCTCGCAGCAATAGGGCAGCCACTTCTTATGCGCAGCTACCAAAAGAAGTTTGAAAAGTATGGTATCAATGTGGCACAGGTGTTACTCAGTGCTGATGATTTTGATAGCAGAAAGCGCACGGCCCATGCGAAAAATGCTATTGAAGTGCTTTTGGAAAATAGAGTTATTCCAATTATCAACGAAAACGATGTGACGGCAACTGAAGAGCTTGTTTTTGGAGACAATGATCAACTCTCAGCACATGTAGCCTACTATTTTGATGCTGATATGCTTGCGATTTTGAGCGATATTGCGGGTCTTTATGACAAAGATCCAAAAAAACATAGTGATGCGAAGCTTTTAAAAGTTGTCAATGAGATTCCACAGGAGCTTCTTGAGACTGAATGCAATCCAAACTACAATTTTGCTACAGGTGGAATAGTGACTAAACTCAAAGCTGCGCAGTTTCTATTGGAGCGCGGAAAGCTAGTCTTTTTGGCAAGCGGTTTTGATCTTAAGGATGCAAGGGAGTTTTTGCTGCATAACAATCACACAGGTGGAACGCTCTTCTTGCCATGCGTCAATACCTAA
- a CDS encoding GNAT family N-acetyltransferase encodes MKNRFTIKLYNDLSFWKPVRSFYEELCTLVDFPVKERLELADAFYELFENAVVHAYEGEDGEIKITFEIFENGMKIDVHDFGIPIDPKIVQSVPLNLKEKQKGLNRVYQLVDGLKFHNLGLKGKKFSILKLLPVQLRLKNESGFYSDIGDDFDKDAKEILRERLQVRTFKEGDEVWIPKLIYKNYGYTYFKDTFYYPEKILQKERDGQILSVVAQVDQKVVGHFALVRVPNSNIAEIGIAVVDPAFKGMGIMKEMFALLLQKAQEIGLDALFGEAITFHPYSQRANARYGFKTSALLLGEVHHMVKLKDHKYPFSQNRGAVAVEYKIFKKYQPALSIPNRYRDIIQKTYALQNIAFTTTDPQQSAKNRITIEPNDTFKIATIVIDTVAKEFKKTLQRAFEDAIALHPDMIYADINLHKCTNIDAVVDELRSFGFFYAGVLFLRRRDCDYLRMQFEASKNIEEQNIVCYSNFCKELHHYILHDKDTIYKQLS; translated from the coding sequence ATGAAAAATAGATTCACTATTAAGCTTTACAATGATCTATCATTTTGGAAGCCTGTGCGCAGTTTCTATGAAGAGCTCTGTACACTTGTAGATTTTCCAGTCAAAGAGAGGCTAGAGCTAGCAGACGCGTTCTATGAGCTCTTTGAAAATGCGGTCGTCCATGCATATGAAGGTGAAGACGGAGAGATCAAAATTACTTTTGAGATTTTTGAAAATGGCATGAAGATAGATGTGCATGACTTTGGGATTCCGATCGATCCAAAAATCGTTCAGAGTGTCCCTCTCAATCTTAAAGAGAAGCAAAAGGGGCTCAATAGGGTCTACCAACTTGTAGATGGTTTGAAATTTCACAATCTTGGACTCAAAGGCAAGAAATTCTCCATTCTCAAACTCCTTCCGGTTCAACTACGTCTTAAAAATGAGAGTGGGTTTTATAGCGATATAGGTGATGATTTTGACAAAGATGCAAAAGAGATCTTGCGAGAGCGCTTGCAAGTAAGAACATTCAAAGAAGGAGATGAAGTCTGGATTCCAAAGCTTATATATAAAAACTATGGTTATACATATTTTAAAGATACCTTCTACTATCCAGAAAAGATTTTACAAAAGGAAAGAGATGGCCAAATTCTCTCAGTAGTTGCACAAGTAGACCAAAAAGTTGTAGGACATTTTGCACTTGTGAGAGTGCCAAACTCCAATATCGCCGAGATTGGCATCGCAGTGGTTGATCCAGCCTTTAAGGGTATGGGGATTATGAAAGAGATGTTTGCTCTGCTATTGCAAAAAGCTCAGGAAATTGGACTCGATGCACTCTTTGGCGAAGCAATCACTTTCCATCCCTACTCCCAGCGTGCAAATGCTCGCTATGGCTTTAAAACAAGTGCACTTTTGCTAGGGGAGGTACACCATATGGTAAAACTCAAAGACCACAAATACCCCTTTAGCCAAAATAGAGGCGCTGTAGCAGTGGAGTATAAGATTTTTAAAAAGTATCAACCAGCACTTTCAATTCCAAATAGGTATAGAGATATCATTCAAAAAACATATGCGCTGCAAAATATTGCATTTACCACTACAGATCCCCAGCAAAGTGCAAAAAATCGCATCACAATAGAGCCAAATGATACTTTCAAAATAGCTACAATTGTCATAGACACTGTAGCAAAAGAGTTCAAAAAGACACTACAACGTGCCTTTGAAGATGCAATTGCCCTCCATCCTGATATGATCTATGCAGATATCAATCTTCATAAATGTACCAATATCGATGCTGTTGTGGATGAGCTTCGTTCTTTTGGATTTTTCTATGCTGGAGTTCTCTTTTTAAGAAGAAGAGATTGCGACTATCTGCGCATGCAATTTGAAGCAAGCAAAAATATCGAAGAGCAAAATATTGTCTGCTATAGTAACTTTTGCAAAGAGCTCCATCACTATATCTTGCACGATAAAGATACAATTTATAAGCAACTCTCATAA
- a CDS encoding ParB/RepB/Spo0J family partition protein, producing MAKKSLGRGLGAILGEVAQAYENEVPNEEVVELDIDAIRRNPYQPRRHFDKDALEELADSIKTHGLLQPIIVIEDIDGYMLIAGERRLRASKLAGLKKIKAIVASIDKGRYREFALIENIQRENLHPLDLAYSYKELIEEYGITHEELADIVKKSRVHITNTLRLLQLSDYAKRALQEGKITAGHAKVLVGVDEEEQKLLVDSIAGQKLSVRDAEKLVSTKKKGVTKSDRAQQPDLKLQELKKLLQSFGFDVKSSKNKVTIHFASQEDIDKLKQLLS from the coding sequence ATGGCTAAAAAGAGCCTTGGTCGTGGTCTTGGCGCAATTTTGGGTGAAGTTGCACAAGCTTATGAGAATGAAGTACCAAATGAAGAGGTAGTAGAGCTCGATATCGATGCTATTAGACGCAACCCTTATCAGCCGCGTAGACACTTTGACAAAGATGCATTAGAAGAGCTTGCTGATTCGATCAAAACCCATGGACTTTTACAGCCTATCATCGTCATTGAGGATATCGATGGGTATATGCTCATAGCTGGTGAGCGAAGACTACGAGCCAGTAAGCTTGCAGGACTTAAAAAGATTAAAGCAATAGTTGCTTCCATTGATAAAGGTCGCTACAGAGAATTTGCCCTCATAGAAAATATCCAAAGAGAAAATCTCCATCCTCTCGATTTAGCTTATAGCTACAAAGAGCTTATCGAAGAGTATGGAATTACGCACGAGGAGCTTGCAGATATAGTCAAGAAGAGTCGCGTACACATTACAAATACACTGCGTTTGCTACAACTTAGCGACTATGCAAAGAGAGCTTTGCAAGAGGGTAAGATAACTGCTGGACATGCAAAAGTGCTTGTGGGAGTTGATGAAGAGGAGCAAAAGCTTCTTGTCGATTCAATTGCTGGCCAAAAACTGAGTGTTCGTGATGCAGAAAAACTTGTAAGTACTAAGAAAAAAGGTGTTACAAAAAGTGATAGAGCGCAACAGCCAGATCTCAAGCTTCAAGAGCTAAAAAAACTCCTCCAATCCTTTGGTTTTGATGTAAAAAGCTCCAAAAATAAGGTAACAATACATTTTGCATCCCAAGAGGATATCGATAAATTGAAGCAATTGTTATCATAA
- a CDS encoding DUF2231 domain-containing protein, translating into MDALVQLLDAIKLPFALPIHLHPPIVHFAIALPVIALLLEISNIFLKRRCIGVISSLLLLLALFIYFAAFLTGKTDGKEAFSLLSEQGQAELKEHKLLGIYLVYGIGLVFILKLIISAINKMAAKIFFVVMLALFVGFVLKQGKDGGELVYTYGANVKAVSDMDDKIMDLEDEIYSCKQDLQKCQDELKKSQEAAPAKQESKAPAATSVPEEQAPQAPATTEQTPQAPAAKSPATNTEENGSNEQNNSSIEQKAQEVINQIKGSAQEVQQQVTIPTH; encoded by the coding sequence ATGGATGCACTCGTTCAACTCCTAGACGCAATCAAGCTTCCTTTTGCTCTTCCAATACACCTCCACCCGCCAATCGTACATTTTGCGATAGCTTTGCCTGTGATTGCACTCTTATTAGAGATTAGCAATATCTTTCTTAAAAGACGATGCATTGGTGTCATCTCATCTTTACTGCTGCTTCTTGCACTCTTTATCTATTTTGCAGCCTTTTTGACAGGGAAAACTGATGGAAAAGAAGCTTTTTCGCTGCTCAGTGAACAAGGACAGGCTGAACTTAAAGAGCATAAACTCTTAGGTATCTATCTTGTCTATGGAATTGGCCTTGTCTTTATTCTCAAACTCATCATCAGTGCCATCAATAAGATGGCTGCGAAAATATTCTTTGTGGTAATGCTTGCACTATTTGTAGGATTTGTCCTCAAGCAAGGAAAAGATGGTGGAGAACTTGTCTATACATATGGAGCTAACGTAAAGGCTGTCAGTGATATGGATGATAAGATCATGGATCTTGAAGATGAGATTTATAGCTGTAAGCAAGATCTACAAAAGTGTCAAGATGAGTTAAAAAAATCTCAAGAAGCAGCTCCTGCAAAACAAGAATCAAAAGCTCCAGCTGCTACTTCAGTACCAGAGGAGCAAGCACCACAAGCTCCAGCAACAACAGAACAAACACCACAAGCTCCAGCAGCAAAGTCTCCAGCAACAAATACCGAAGAGAACGGTTCCAATGAACAAAATAACTCAAGTATAGAACAAAAAGCACAAGAGGTTATCAATCAGATTAAAGGAAGCGCACAAGAAGTGCAGCAGCAAGTTACAATTCCTACACACTAA
- a CDS encoding biotin--[acetyl-CoA-carboxylase] ligase, producing the protein MEIIYFDAIDSTQKQLIKDIKCGKAKPPIAYFTNNQTGGVGSRNNQWIGLQGNFFLSFAIQDLPKDLPNTSIAIYLSYILKIVLKNHGSNVWIKWPNDFYIESKKIGGCVTNKVENFYICGIGLNTKIAPANFGKLDIEIDDKKVLAEYFGLLEKKISWKEIFSKYQLEFYKSKKFFTHVGEKKISLSHARLAEDGALVINNERIYSLR; encoded by the coding sequence TTGGAGATTATCTACTTTGATGCAATAGACTCAACGCAAAAGCAGCTCATCAAAGATATAAAGTGTGGCAAAGCAAAGCCACCTATTGCATATTTTACAAATAATCAAACAGGAGGAGTAGGCTCGCGCAATAATCAGTGGATAGGTTTGCAGGGAAACTTCTTCCTCTCCTTTGCGATCCAAGATCTTCCAAAAGATCTTCCAAACACCTCAATTGCAATCTATTTGAGCTATATTTTAAAGATAGTTTTAAAAAATCATGGATCAAATGTGTGGATCAAATGGCCAAACGATTTTTATATTGAAAGCAAAAAAATTGGTGGATGTGTGACGAATAAAGTAGAAAATTTCTACATCTGCGGAATTGGACTTAATACAAAAATTGCACCTGCGAATTTTGGGAAGTTAGATATTGAAATTGATGATAAAAAGGTACTTGCTGAATATTTTGGTCTGCTAGAGAAAAAAATTTCATGGAAGGAAATTTTTAGCAAATATCAGTTAGAATTCTACAAAAGCAAAAAATTTTTTACCCATGTCGGGGAGAAAAAAATCTCTTTATCTCATGCACGCCTCGCCGAAGATGGCGCTCTTGTTATAAATAATGAAAGGATTTATAGTCTACGATGA
- a CDS encoding RidA family protein — protein sequence MQIVHTSNAPAAIGPYSQAVKIDNLLFTSGQIALRPDGDDSLLREDVETQAHQVLKNLRSILQAAGADLENVVKTTIFLANMDDFAKVNAIYESYFGSHKPARSTVAVKTLPKGALVEIDAIAKV from the coding sequence ATGCAAATTGTCCATACCAGCAATGCTCCAGCTGCAATTGGTCCATATTCGCAAGCTGTAAAAATAGATAATCTTCTCTTTACTTCAGGTCAGATTGCTCTGAGGCCTGATGGAGATGATTCACTATTACGTGAGGATGTGGAGACACAGGCGCATCAAGTACTCAAAAACCTTCGTAGTATTTTACAAGCTGCTGGTGCAGATTTGGAAAATGTAGTGAAAACTACTATATTTCTTGCCAATATGGATGACTTTGCAAAAGTAAATGCAATCTATGAGAGCTACTTTGGATCTCATAAACCAGCACGCAGCACAGTAGCAGTGAAGACGCTTCCAAAAGGTGCGTTGGTAGAAATTGATGCTATTGCTAAAGTTTAA
- a CDS encoding ParA family protein, which translates to MKEIIAIANQKGGVGKTTTAVNLAASLAKEGKNVLLIDADPQANATTSLGYSRTDYEFNIYHVMIGSKKLSQIILKTDIDKLFLAPSNIGLVGIEKEYYTNDKKRELLLKEAISEVEGEFDYVIIDSPPALGPMTINALSAAHSVIIPIQCEFFALEGLAQLLNTIRLIRKTINPNLKIKGFLPTMFSRQNNLSKQVLADLTHHFNDKLFIDKESSAYIVVPRNVKLAESPSFGKPVIEYDKNSTGAIAYKTLAKTILGSQNG; encoded by the coding sequence ATGAAAGAGATAATCGCGATAGCCAATCAAAAAGGTGGAGTTGGGAAGACCACTACAGCAGTAAACCTAGCAGCATCACTGGCAAAAGAGGGAAAGAATGTTTTACTCATCGATGCTGATCCCCAGGCAAATGCCACGACGAGCCTGGGATATAGTAGAACTGATTATGAATTTAATATCTACCATGTAATGATTGGCTCTAAAAAACTCTCTCAAATCATTTTAAAAACAGATATCGATAAACTCTTTCTGGCTCCATCAAATATTGGACTTGTGGGAATTGAAAAAGAGTACTATACAAATGATAAAAAGCGTGAACTCCTCCTCAAAGAGGCTATTAGCGAGGTTGAAGGAGAGTTTGACTATGTTATTATTGATTCTCCACCAGCTTTGGGGCCAATGACTATCAATGCTCTTAGTGCAGCCCACTCAGTAATCATTCCTATTCAGTGCGAGTTTTTTGCGCTCGAGGGTCTTGCACAGCTGCTTAATACCATCAGACTCATTCGCAAAACTATCAATCCTAATCTCAAAATCAAAGGTTTCTTACCTACAATGTTTAGCCGCCAAAATAATCTTTCAAAACAGGTACTTGCTGATCTTACCCACCATTTTAACGATAAGCTCTTCATCGACAAAGAGAGTTCAGCCTATATCGTGGTACCACGCAATGTAAAGCTTGCTGAGAGTCCAAGTTTTGGAAAGCCAGTGATTGAGTATGACAAGAACTCTACCGGAGCAATTGCCTATAAGACGCTAGCCAAAACTATCCTAGGATCACAGAATGGCTAA